From the genome of Thermogutta terrifontis, one region includes:
- the csx2 gene encoding TIGR02221 family CRISPR-associated protein, whose protein sequence is MASSVISFLGTGQKIQPQDARSEYRKTIYRFTLPNGGHFDRETSLFGTALVEYLRHIGVEIDRWVVLGTSASLWSELIRVIPNQDAIDEEEYCRIDDRVIARNVDSKSLQKWEQILNEHARPLELRLCLIGEALDPQSQQQIARALFDNVPHGNDVIFDISHGFRHMPVIAAFVISLMRWTHGVKNVRFFSGVFEARQGDITPVIELPICQQLVEATEAAAILKLTGNYAPLARCLGVDAEESWFLENTNQLHIARSKAQSLNKQAKQRTDAVGSELLRLLRERLLWTQQSYYADRVRQSALEALNHGDYFRAAILMYEALLIAAARILNLPGDPLAYELRQQGESELFNRLEGDPRELLIDLQHARNSCAHGSRSSRSRVQHIMQSPEAFRELIKKASELFDRLPELLKP, encoded by the coding sequence ATGGCGAGCAGTGTGATCAGCTTCTTAGGCACGGGGCAGAAGATTCAGCCGCAGGACGCCCGGTCGGAGTATCGCAAGACCATATACCGCTTCACCCTTCCGAATGGTGGCCACTTTGATAGAGAAACCTCTCTTTTTGGGACGGCTTTAGTCGAATATCTGCGGCATATTGGTGTGGAGATTGACCGCTGGGTCGTTCTCGGGACGTCGGCTTCGCTTTGGTCTGAGCTCATTCGAGTCATTCCCAACCAAGATGCAATCGATGAGGAAGAGTACTGTCGCATTGACGATCGCGTCATAGCCAGAAATGTTGATTCGAAATCTTTACAAAAGTGGGAACAGATCCTCAATGAACATGCGCGGCCTCTCGAGTTGCGCTTATGCCTGATCGGTGAGGCGCTCGATCCACAATCTCAGCAACAGATCGCGAGGGCTTTATTCGACAATGTTCCGCACGGTAACGATGTTATATTCGATATCAGCCATGGCTTTCGTCACATGCCGGTGATCGCTGCCTTTGTCATCTCTTTAATGCGCTGGACTCACGGCGTGAAAAATGTCCGATTCTTCTCTGGTGTTTTTGAAGCCCGTCAGGGGGATATTACGCCGGTCATCGAGTTGCCCATCTGTCAGCAGTTGGTGGAAGCCACCGAGGCGGCAGCCATTCTCAAGCTCACCGGAAACTATGCACCCCTTGCGCGATGCCTGGGGGTGGATGCGGAAGAGAGTTGGTTTTTGGAAAATACGAATCAGCTTCACATAGCGCGATCCAAAGCACAATCTCTAAATAAGCAGGCTAAGCAAAGGACCGATGCGGTAGGGAGCGAATTGCTCCGCCTGCTCAGGGAACGCCTCCTGTGGACGCAACAAAGTTACTATGCTGACCGAGTGCGACAATCCGCGCTGGAGGCATTGAATCATGGGGACTATTTCCGGGCTGCGATCTTGATGTACGAAGCCCTGCTCATTGCAGCGGCGAGAATCCTCAATTTGCCCGGGGATCCTCTGGCATATGAATTGCGCCAACAGGGCGAGTCCGAGCTATTCAATCGGCTGGAGGGTGATCCCAGGGAATTGCTCATCGACCTCCAGCATGCCCGGAACTCCTGTGCCCACGGTAGCCGCTCATCGCGCAGCCGTGTGCAGCACATCATGCAATCGCCAGAGGCGTTTCGAGAATTGATCAAAAAGGCGTCAGAGCTCTTCGATCGTTTGCCGGAACTCTTGAAACCTTAA
- a CDS encoding tyrosine-type recombinase/integrase, which yields MQALFRDALRRELVSKNPFETLKRPKVDASDRQVYVPAEVVERLIDATPDLEWKLLLAIVRYLGLRVPSEPFSLTWADVDWEQSRLRVPFPKTEVHGKPYRVVPIVPPVRPHLEAVWEAAEPGQVFIFHRLRQRESLNAANRGWWANVNLRQHLLRLIARIGEQPWPRLWHSLRASAETDLGARFPLHVVTAWMGNTSKVATKHYLRVTPQDYTRAITEAWNGGTESGARVPRNGAENVPAPSSKIVKTKSQDLFDCDVMQLGACCNLLLQHKKMTGAGFEPAKSTW from the coding sequence GTGCAAGCTTTGTTTAGGGACGCTCTCCGTCGGGAATTAGTGAGCAAGAATCCGTTTGAGACCCTGAAACGACCCAAAGTTGACGCTTCCGACAGACAAGTCTATGTGCCCGCGGAGGTCGTCGAACGCCTGATTGATGCCACTCCCGATTTAGAGTGGAAGCTTTTGCTGGCAATTGTGCGTTATCTCGGGTTGCGAGTGCCCAGTGAACCGTTTTCGCTCACGTGGGCCGATGTTGATTGGGAGCAAAGCCGCTTGCGAGTGCCGTTCCCGAAAACAGAAGTGCACGGGAAGCCATATCGGGTGGTGCCAATTGTGCCCCCGGTGCGTCCCCACTTGGAAGCCGTTTGGGAAGCGGCAGAACCGGGGCAAGTGTTCATTTTCCATCGATTGCGGCAAAGGGAATCACTGAACGCGGCAAACCGAGGCTGGTGGGCCAATGTGAACCTGCGACAGCATCTTTTACGACTCATTGCCCGGATTGGCGAACAGCCATGGCCCCGCTTGTGGCATTCCTTGCGAGCCAGCGCGGAAACGGATTTGGGAGCCCGCTTCCCCTTGCACGTAGTAACAGCCTGGATGGGTAACACCTCCAAGGTTGCAACAAAACATTACCTGCGGGTAACGCCACAAGACTACACCCGAGCGATTACCGAAGCATGGAATGGTGGCACAGAATCCGGCGCACGGGTGCCACGGAATGGGGCAGAGAACGTTCCCGCACCAAGCAGCAAGATAGTGAAAACTAAATCACAAGACCTGTTCGATTGCGACGTTATGCAACTCGGTGCGTGTTGTAACTTATTGCTGCAACACAAGAAAATGACAGGGGCGGGATTTGAACCTGCGAAGTCGACGTGGTGA
- a CDS encoding PH domain-containing protein, whose protein sequence is MKCPNCGSELDPLTGVCPQCQGGENPAQATARAPASGAETEQAPKRGDPDVELWKASYSPWGMIGTWMTLGIITIIVIVVDILLMRGPLKNQVGPLWGITLGLVAIAWLVFLVIAWYRKMTIQYRLTTYRFYHRKGFVFRTVDSMEVIDIDDIAMHQNLLERLVGVGRVILRTKDPSDPFLVLQGVPNPEEAFKKIDKARRDEQIRRSIKVQ, encoded by the coding sequence ATGAAATGCCCTAACTGCGGCTCGGAGCTTGATCCGCTCACCGGAGTTTGTCCACAATGCCAGGGGGGCGAAAACCCTGCCCAGGCCACCGCGAGAGCCCCGGCGAGTGGCGCGGAAACCGAACAGGCACCCAAGCGGGGCGATCCCGATGTGGAATTGTGGAAGGCCTCATATTCACCTTGGGGAATGATCGGCACATGGATGACCCTTGGCATCATCACAATCATTGTGATTGTGGTGGATATCCTGCTCATGCGGGGCCCTCTCAAGAATCAGGTCGGGCCCCTTTGGGGCATCACGCTTGGACTTGTTGCAATTGCCTGGTTGGTTTTTCTGGTCATCGCATGGTACCGGAAGATGACCATCCAGTACCGCCTGACCACCTACCGGTTTTACCATCGAAAAGGTTTCGTCTTCCGGACTGTGGACTCGATGGAGGTCATCGACATTGACGATATCGCCATGCACCAGAATCTCCTGGAACGCTTGGTGGGGGTGGGGCGCGTCATTTTGCGTACCAAAGATCCCTCCGACCCTTTCCTGGTTTTACAGGGGGTCCCGAACCCCGAGGAAGCTTTCAAAAAAATTGACAAGGCACGGCGCGACGAGCAAATCCGGCGAAGCATCAAGGTGCAATAG
- a CDS encoding ThuA domain-containing protein, translating to MRRRTFLTCATILASLVITGSTVGAVVAAPYKALIVTGQNAHDWKGTTPVLVKLLEETGLFTVEVAQSPAKGEDMSGFKPDFKKFDVVVLNYQGDSWPEETKKAFVDYVKNGGGVVVYHFACAAFPDWPEYNEIIGLGGWGGRNEKWGPYVRWRDGRCVFDYTPGRGGGHGPMQPFAIDVRYPEHPIMQGLPPRFMHVPDELYGWLRGPAKNLTVLATAFAPKDKGGSDEHEPIFFTVQYGKGRVFFNALGHTAEQLKSVAFIVTYQRGAEWAASGKVTQPVPNDFPTAEQARTRD from the coding sequence ATGAGACGACGCACCTTTTTGACCTGTGCCACCATCCTCGCGAGCCTTGTGATCACAGGATCTACGGTGGGCGCGGTCGTGGCAGCCCCGTACAAGGCGCTCATTGTCACCGGGCAAAATGCCCACGACTGGAAAGGCACCACGCCGGTTCTGGTCAAACTGCTGGAAGAAACTGGCTTGTTCACGGTGGAAGTCGCCCAATCTCCGGCGAAAGGAGAGGACATGAGCGGCTTCAAACCGGACTTCAAAAAATTCGATGTGGTGGTGCTCAATTACCAGGGGGATTCCTGGCCGGAGGAAACCAAAAAGGCCTTCGTGGATTACGTCAAAAACGGCGGTGGGGTGGTGGTTTATCACTTTGCTTGTGCGGCCTTTCCGGATTGGCCGGAATATAACGAGATCATCGGTCTGGGGGGATGGGGAGGCCGAAACGAGAAATGGGGTCCGTACGTCCGCTGGCGGGATGGCCGATGCGTCTTCGACTACACTCCGGGGCGTGGCGGCGGACATGGCCCGATGCAGCCCTTCGCCATCGATGTCCGCTATCCCGAGCATCCCATCATGCAGGGTTTGCCGCCGCGATTCATGCATGTCCCCGATGAGCTCTACGGCTGGCTCCGTGGTCCAGCTAAGAACCTCACCGTCCTGGCCACCGCCTTTGCCCCCAAAGACAAGGGCGGCTCCGATGAACATGAACCGATTTTCTTCACCGTTCAGTACGGTAAAGGACGCGTCTTCTTCAACGCCCTTGGGCATACAGCCGAACAGCTCAAGAGCGTGGCCTTTATTGTGACCTATCAGCGGGGTGCTGAGTGGGCGGCCTCCGGCAAAGTGACCCAACCGGTGCCCAATGATTTCCCGACTGCCGAGCAGGCCCGAACCCGCGATTGA
- a CDS encoding tetratricopeptide repeat protein yields MSRNVPRTALLGAFYEDYLKHLDTARFVADVNSRYMQGTLQRLLEHPLCELRRAAALALGYVGDYASNGALGRALNDRDPTVRLLAETSIRKVWLRYGTEAQQKQLSIIIRLNAARRYRDALARAHRLLEEIADFAEVYNQRAVAYYGLGEHAEAIQDCRTTLELNPYHFAAAAGMGQAYLELRDPIAALEAFRRALRLNPDLHAVRIQVARLERLIEDV; encoded by the coding sequence GTGTCCCGCAACGTGCCGCGAACAGCTCTTCTGGGGGCCTTCTACGAGGACTACCTGAAACATCTTGACACCGCCCGATTTGTGGCGGATGTTAACTCGCGTTACATGCAGGGCACGCTCCAGCGACTGCTGGAACACCCACTGTGTGAACTTCGCCGTGCAGCCGCCCTGGCGCTGGGATACGTGGGTGATTACGCCTCCAACGGGGCGCTGGGGCGGGCACTCAACGACCGCGATCCCACCGTTCGATTGCTCGCTGAAACGAGTATCCGAAAAGTTTGGCTTCGCTATGGAACCGAAGCCCAGCAAAAACAGCTCAGCATCATCATCCGCCTTAACGCGGCACGCCGTTATCGCGACGCCCTTGCCCGAGCCCACCGTCTGCTGGAAGAAATTGCGGATTTTGCAGAAGTGTACAACCAGCGAGCCGTGGCGTATTACGGCTTGGGGGAACATGCCGAAGCCATTCAGGATTGCCGCACCACCCTGGAGCTGAACCCCTACCACTTCGCGGCGGCAGCGGGCATGGGCCAGGCATACCTGGAGTTGCGGGACCCGATCGCCGCCCTGGAAGCCTTCCGCCGGGCCTTGCGACTCAATCCCGACCTCCACGCCGTTCGAATCCAGGTCGCCAGACTGGAACGCCTCATCGAAGATGTGTGA
- a CDS encoding MraY family glycosyltransferase, with amino-acid sequence MWWLFFVMVPSLVVSWLLGFALRVWAPRWGLVDRPGPRKVHDRPMPTSGGLAIWLGVVLPFAILQMMLWFTFDSRPPHGLVTPELVAGFFPREWLPIQAARHLPGVWAQSGRLWTVLGLATVVMTLGLADDRWKLPWWFRLVVEFIVAGVTVAAGYRLTLFIEVPLLTGILSVLWIVALINAFNMLDNMDGLAAGVAAIACTVLAAVMLLTPKPVTGEPQLFVAGFFLVLLGALLGFLWHNRPPARLFMGDAGSYFVGYLVAVISMTATFAGENTPRHAVLAPLCALAVPLYDLVTVVVIRLRAGASPFVGDTRHFSHRLVELGMTKTQAVLTIYLMAATCGLGALLLHQVNTFGALVILLLVGCMISLIAILETTGRRAQRRGKGPEDRSAD; translated from the coding sequence GTGTGGTGGCTCTTCTTCGTAATGGTGCCCTCCCTGGTGGTGAGCTGGCTGCTCGGGTTTGCACTCCGGGTATGGGCACCGCGATGGGGGCTGGTGGATCGACCGGGACCTCGCAAGGTGCACGATCGGCCTATGCCGACTTCGGGCGGACTGGCAATCTGGCTGGGCGTGGTGCTTCCATTCGCCATTCTTCAAATGATGCTCTGGTTCACGTTCGACAGCCGCCCCCCTCACGGGTTGGTCACCCCGGAACTGGTGGCCGGGTTCTTTCCGCGAGAATGGTTGCCGATCCAGGCGGCACGCCATTTACCCGGTGTCTGGGCCCAAAGCGGTCGGCTGTGGACTGTCCTTGGACTCGCCACCGTCGTGATGACTTTAGGCCTGGCCGACGATCGATGGAAACTTCCCTGGTGGTTTCGGCTGGTTGTGGAATTTATAGTGGCCGGGGTAACGGTGGCCGCAGGTTATCGGTTGACGCTCTTTATCGAAGTGCCGCTCCTCACCGGGATATTGAGTGTGCTGTGGATTGTGGCCCTCATCAACGCCTTCAACATGTTGGACAACATGGACGGTTTGGCGGCCGGGGTGGCAGCGATTGCCTGCACGGTCCTGGCGGCAGTCATGCTCCTCACTCCCAAGCCCGTCACAGGAGAACCGCAACTCTTCGTGGCCGGATTCTTTCTGGTCTTGCTAGGGGCGCTGCTGGGGTTTCTGTGGCACAATCGGCCTCCGGCCCGGCTTTTCATGGGCGATGCGGGAAGTTATTTCGTGGGTTACCTGGTGGCGGTCATTTCGATGACGGCTACATTCGCTGGAGAGAACACTCCACGCCATGCAGTACTCGCCCCCTTGTGTGCCCTGGCGGTGCCGCTCTATGACCTTGTGACGGTGGTGGTCATACGCTTGCGGGCTGGGGCCAGCCCCTTTGTAGGTGACACCCGGCATTTCTCTCACCGCCTCGTTGAGCTGGGCATGACGAAAACCCAAGCCGTCCTCACCATTTACCTCATGGCGGCGACCTGTGGATTGGGCGCGCTCCTTTTGCACCAGGTCAATACCTTTGGCGCACTGGTCATCCTGCTCCTGGTGGGCTGCATGATCAGCTTGATTGCCATTCTGGAAACCACCGGGCGGCGTGCCCAGCGGCGTGGGAAAGGGCCGGAGGACAGATCTGCCGATTGA
- a CDS encoding DUF4416 family protein, protein MGVPKAPDPVLLLVAVFSRYPAAIDWARQKVVEEWGPLALESPPFPFSHTDYYTPTMGPDLKKVFFAPADLIDPGRLPAIKIQTNSWETEYAELRLFPEPRPLNIDPGYLTLGKLVLASTKDFTHRIYLGLGIYGEVTLFYRHHRWQHHEWTFADYRQPEYHEFFNRCRDYLHERLREVTSPCGGSSS, encoded by the coding sequence ATGGGCGTGCCCAAAGCCCCTGATCCGGTGTTGTTGTTGGTGGCGGTGTTCAGTCGGTACCCGGCGGCCATTGATTGGGCCCGGCAAAAGGTGGTCGAAGAGTGGGGCCCGCTCGCCCTAGAAAGTCCACCGTTCCCGTTTTCCCACACCGATTATTACACCCCAACCATGGGGCCAGATCTGAAAAAGGTTTTTTTCGCACCAGCGGATTTGATCGATCCCGGTCGGCTGCCTGCCATCAAGATACAAACGAACTCGTGGGAGACGGAGTATGCGGAGCTGCGTCTGTTTCCTGAGCCGCGTCCGCTCAACATTGATCCAGGATACCTCACGCTGGGGAAACTGGTGCTGGCTTCGACGAAAGATTTCACCCACCGCATTTATCTCGGCCTGGGTATTTATGGAGAAGTGACGCTGTTTTATCGGCACCATCGCTGGCAGCACCATGAGTGGACATTTGCCGATTACCGGCAGCCCGAGTATCACGAATTCTTCAACCGGTGCCGAGACTATCTTCACGAGCGTTTACGGGAGGTGACCTCGCCGTGTGGTGGCTCTTCTTCGTAA
- a CDS encoding DUF4185 domain-containing protein, which translates to MSFRPVWLILTVAAWSSGQSWSAEREVPSGHNPRFTVEKAPDLEKWFDPTDAWGGADGVFSIPLDAHRLLFTFGDTFTTRQRRKMVNNSIAILRLEGRTPVSMEFFFGRTADGDVRSFAVPEDNHGVFWLAAGVRDGTRLHLFAAHIEFTPQGGPFGFRQIGESLLTVDNPDRSPPEWQIRQQDIPYFRSDKNGSAVIGSATLVPPDGQYIYLYGFDEEKTPLFPIKHAIVARVKKGHVEQSSEWEFYCGPAKLGESDLPEALLTNERFWTHDFSHATRLAREVASEYSVSYLPVLRAYVMVYTRLGLSQDIMMRSAPTPAGPWGDAVLLYRIPDLPEDTKAFFYAAKAHPALAGEDELVISFVANSFDFGRLVRTPDIYRPWFIRVKFHPAEE; encoded by the coding sequence ATGTCCTTTCGCCCTGTATGGTTGATTCTTACTGTTGCGGCATGGAGTTCAGGGCAAAGCTGGTCAGCGGAACGAGAAGTTCCATCGGGGCACAACCCCCGCTTTACCGTTGAAAAGGCCCCTGATCTGGAAAAGTGGTTTGACCCCACGGATGCCTGGGGCGGAGCCGACGGAGTTTTCTCGATTCCCCTCGATGCTCACCGACTGCTGTTCACATTCGGCGATACCTTCACAACCCGCCAACGCCGCAAAATGGTGAACAATTCCATTGCCATTCTTCGGCTGGAAGGGCGCACGCCGGTGAGCATGGAGTTCTTCTTCGGCCGAACTGCGGACGGGGACGTCCGCTCGTTCGCGGTACCGGAGGACAATCACGGCGTGTTCTGGCTGGCGGCGGGCGTGCGGGACGGCACGCGGCTTCATCTTTTTGCCGCGCACATCGAATTCACACCCCAGGGCGGACCATTCGGTTTTCGGCAAATCGGAGAATCCCTTCTCACCGTGGATAACCCAGACCGATCTCCACCAGAATGGCAGATCCGGCAACAGGACATCCCGTATTTCCGCTCCGACAAAAACGGAAGCGCAGTCATCGGTTCGGCGACACTCGTTCCACCAGATGGACAATACATTTACCTCTACGGTTTCGACGAGGAAAAAACTCCGCTCTTCCCCATCAAGCATGCGATCGTCGCGCGGGTGAAAAAGGGGCATGTGGAGCAGTCATCCGAGTGGGAGTTTTATTGTGGCCCCGCCAAGCTCGGCGAGTCTGACTTGCCCGAGGCCCTCCTGACGAATGAACGTTTCTGGACCCACGACTTTTCCCACGCCACGCGACTGGCGCGTGAAGTCGCTTCTGAGTACTCCGTTTCGTACCTGCCGGTGCTCCGGGCCTATGTGATGGTCTACACCCGCCTGGGACTTTCGCAAGACATCATGATGCGTTCAGCCCCCACGCCGGCAGGTCCGTGGGGTGATGCCGTTCTGCTGTATCGCATCCCCGATCTTCCGGAAGACACAAAGGCGTTTTTCTACGCAGCGAAGGCCCATCCCGCTCTGGCCGGTGAGGACGAACTCGTCATCAGCTTTGTGGCCAACTCCTTCGACTTTGGACGACTGGTCCGAACCCCGGACATCTACCGTCCGTGGTTTATCCGTGTAAAGTTTCATCCGGCAGAAGAGTAG
- the lysS gene encoding lysine--tRNA ligase has product MDETSPSTSKPETQRPKSHLEAARREKLRRIADLGVDPWGGRFDGHRPIAEIRARENEIRVIPAGECEVGKPPELQGPRVRAAGRIMLLRRAGKIMFIDIRDWTGKIQVLVGKAQVGDKNWELAQCFDLGDIIGVDGELKRTKTGELTIFADDLHFLTKCIETPPEKWHGLSDPELRNRMRYLDLTYTEGVMERFLRRTRIVQSIRKTLDEEGFVEVEGPTLHVVAGGAAARPFITHHNALDIDLYLRIALELHLKRLLVGGMERVYELGRVYRNEGISPRHNPEFTMLEAYQAYGDYHTMMELTEKLIVRAIEATGQSLRLPWGEGVIDFTPPFQRKTYDELLAEHTGVNPSDPSSISQFAQSHGIEVRGKHPDVIKNEVFEEFVQPKLIGPIFVLDYPASICPLTKRKRGNPAIAERFELFVQGMELANAYTELNDPDLQEELFSRQLEGLPEEESMARMDRDFIRALRYGMPPAGGLGIGIDRLVMLLTNCQSIREVILFPLYRPETE; this is encoded by the coding sequence ATGGACGAGACAAGCCCTTCGACCAGTAAACCGGAAACCCAGCGACCGAAGAGCCACCTGGAAGCCGCCCGCCGCGAGAAACTCCGTCGTATCGCCGATCTGGGGGTGGATCCCTGGGGCGGACGATTCGACGGGCACCGTCCCATCGCGGAAATCCGTGCACGGGAAAACGAAATCCGCGTCATTCCCGCAGGTGAATGCGAAGTCGGCAAACCGCCTGAACTCCAGGGGCCGCGGGTTCGCGCAGCAGGCCGGATCATGCTTCTTCGCCGGGCGGGCAAAATCATGTTCATTGACATCCGCGACTGGACGGGCAAGATCCAGGTGCTGGTCGGCAAGGCCCAGGTCGGTGACAAGAACTGGGAACTCGCCCAGTGCTTCGACCTCGGTGACATCATTGGTGTGGACGGGGAACTAAAACGGACCAAGACGGGTGAGTTGACGATTTTTGCCGACGACCTCCACTTCCTCACGAAATGCATTGAAACGCCGCCGGAAAAATGGCACGGCCTGAGCGATCCCGAACTGCGAAACCGCATGCGGTACCTCGACCTGACCTACACCGAAGGGGTCATGGAGCGGTTCCTCCGCCGCACGCGGATCGTGCAGTCGATTCGTAAAACGCTGGACGAAGAAGGATTCGTGGAAGTAGAAGGGCCCACCCTCCATGTGGTGGCGGGCGGTGCCGCTGCCCGACCGTTCATCACCCACCACAACGCCCTGGACATTGACCTCTATCTACGCATCGCTCTGGAACTGCACCTGAAACGACTCCTTGTGGGGGGCATGGAACGGGTGTATGAGCTCGGCCGAGTCTATCGCAATGAGGGGATCAGTCCCCGCCACAATCCCGAGTTCACCATGCTAGAAGCCTATCAGGCCTACGGTGATTACCACACCATGATGGAACTCACGGAAAAGCTAATCGTCCGGGCAATCGAGGCAACAGGCCAGTCCCTTCGACTTCCATGGGGAGAAGGTGTCATCGATTTTACACCGCCTTTCCAGCGGAAGACGTACGACGAACTGCTGGCCGAGCATACCGGCGTCAATCCGTCCGATCCATCCTCAATTTCCCAGTTTGCACAATCTCACGGAATTGAAGTGAGGGGGAAGCATCCGGACGTCATCAAAAACGAGGTCTTCGAAGAATTTGTCCAACCAAAATTGATAGGTCCCATTTTCGTGCTCGATTATCCTGCCTCCATCTGCCCCCTCACCAAACGAAAGCGCGGCAATCCCGCGATTGCCGAGCGGTTCGAGCTCTTCGTGCAGGGGATGGAGCTCGCCAATGCGTACACGGAACTCAACGATCCGGACCTCCAGGAAGAGCTTTTCTCGCGGCAGCTCGAGGGATTGCCGGAGGAAGAATCCATGGCAAGGATGGATCGCGATTTCATTCGCGCGCTCCGTTACGGGATGCCCCCGGCCGGCGGGCTGGGAATTGGTATTGACCGATTGGTGATGTTATTGACAAACTGTCAGAGCATTCGCGAGGTTATTCTGTTTCCACTCTATCGGCCGGAAACGGAATGA
- a CDS encoding ABC transporter permease has translation MYRWLLCWRYLRTRYIALASIISVTLGVATMIVVNSVMMGFTHEMENRLHGILSDIIFQSRSLEGFPDPDWHMEQIRRVAGDEIEAMTPTVVVPGMLNYQVGDTWMTRPVQIIGIDEKTQGLVSDFSKYLQHPENRRQLSFQLREGGYDVIDHQADGPSLPREEMSLAGWEHRRRMARMKKMLLEIERSENAASNQPESLPADLQDPFARAAPQESAPQFDPEKSQYTGVILGIGLVSFRRDGQDHFLLLPGDDVKLTLPTVGTPPKIVSDTFTIVDIYESKMSEYDSNFAFVPIRALQQLRGMIDPSTGKGYVNAISIKLKSGADMNKVRDKLRAAFAPQYYAIDTWRDNQGPLLAAVSMETAILNVLLFLIICVAGFGILAIFFMIVVEKTRDIGILKALGASSGGVMSIFLGYGLLLGMVGAGVGLVLGLLFIRHINEIADLLGHITGHRVFDPDIYYFYKIPTIVDPWTVGWIISGAMMIAILASILPALRAARLHPVEALRYE, from the coding sequence ATGTATCGCTGGCTGCTGTGTTGGCGGTATCTGCGAACGCGCTACATCGCGCTGGCCTCGATCATCAGCGTCACGCTGGGTGTGGCCACCATGATCGTCGTCAACAGCGTGATGATGGGCTTCACCCACGAGATGGAGAACCGCCTGCACGGCATTCTTTCTGATATCATTTTCCAGTCGCGGAGCCTGGAAGGCTTCCCTGATCCCGATTGGCATATGGAGCAGATCCGCCGCGTGGCCGGTGACGAAATTGAGGCCATGACCCCGACCGTCGTGGTCCCGGGAATGCTGAACTATCAGGTGGGCGACACCTGGATGACTCGCCCGGTTCAGATCATCGGGATCGACGAAAAGACCCAGGGGTTGGTGAGCGATTTCAGCAAGTACCTTCAGCATCCTGAGAACCGCCGTCAACTCAGTTTCCAGCTCCGCGAAGGGGGGTATGACGTCATCGATCACCAGGCCGACGGCCCGTCACTGCCCCGCGAAGAGATGTCCCTGGCCGGGTGGGAACACCGTCGCCGTATGGCCCGGATGAAAAAAATGCTTCTCGAAATTGAACGGTCCGAGAATGCCGCATCAAATCAGCCCGAATCGCTCCCCGCGGATTTGCAGGATCCGTTCGCCCGGGCCGCTCCCCAGGAATCAGCACCGCAGTTCGATCCCGAAAAATCGCAATACACCGGGGTCATTCTGGGGATTGGGTTGGTAAGTTTCCGTCGGGACGGGCAGGACCACTTTCTCCTCCTACCGGGCGACGATGTCAAACTCACGCTTCCCACCGTGGGAACTCCCCCCAAAATCGTCAGCGACACGTTCACCATCGTGGACATCTATGAAAGCAAGATGAGCGAATACGATTCCAATTTTGCCTTTGTGCCCATTCGCGCTTTGCAGCAATTACGGGGCATGATTGACCCGTCGACCGGGAAGGGCTATGTCAACGCAATCAGCATTAAACTAAAGTCGGGGGCCGACATGAACAAGGTGCGAGATAAGCTTCGCGCCGCGTTTGCCCCCCAATATTACGCCATCGATACGTGGCGCGACAACCAGGGCCCGCTGCTTGCCGCCGTGAGTATGGAAACGGCCATTCTCAACGTTCTCCTGTTTCTCATCATCTGTGTGGCCGGGTTCGGAATCCTCGCGATCTTTTTCATGATTGTTGTCGAGAAGACGCGGGATATTGGGATTCTCAAGGCACTGGGTGCTTCATCTGGCGGTGTGATGAGCATTTTCCTGGGGTACGGTCTCTTATTGGGAATGGTGGGTGCCGGAGTCGGCCTGGTCCTGGGATTGCTCTTTATCAGGCACATCAACGAGATCGCGGATTTGCTTGGCCACATCACCGGCCACCGGGTTTTCGATCCCGACATCTATTACTTCTACAAGATTCCCACCATCGTGGATCCGTGGACGGTAGGCTGGATCATCTCGGGAGCCATGATGATCGCCATCCTTGCCAGTATTTTGCCGGCGCTGCGGGCAGCCCGACTGCATCCTGTGGAGGCGCTTCGGTATGAGTAA